A genome region from Arachidicoccus soli includes the following:
- a CDS encoding quinol:cytochrome C oxidoreductase, with protein sequence MASIKTQFVIPTKMKTWSLGLIAVGVISFIIGFVTQGLSNDPQVQQAFWGTIMYNAIYFLLITNIAMFFICALTLGMSGWQVAFNRVSEAISAVVPIFGLITGVLLIFLVLSKIHVYHWTDINYVKGDTILMHKQGFLNLPFYITWTILSIGLWSFLGARMRKACEVWDEKYEGAQRSQRFLWRTTVAASLFLAFFGITAGCVTPWLWQMSLDAHWYSTMYSWYVFASSFVGGLALITLFVIYLKNKGYLELTNQEHLHDLGKFLFAFSIFWTYIWFAQYLLIWYANIPDETIYFKHRVQGEYKGVFFLNLVINFVCPILILMSRPSKRNYTMMTFMAVLLLFGHWLDFYQMIMGSISDTHITLSWLDFGIAALFVGLLINLVGKALTKKPLVQKYHPFLKESIIHHT encoded by the coding sequence ATGGCATCAATAAAAACACAGTTTGTAATCCCTACGAAAATGAAGACTTGGTCTTTGGGTTTGATTGCAGTAGGTGTTATTTCTTTTATTATAGGTTTTGTAACCCAAGGCCTTAGCAATGATCCACAAGTGCAACAAGCTTTTTGGGGCACTATCATGTATAATGCAATTTATTTTCTTTTGATTACCAATATTGCCATGTTTTTTATCTGTGCGCTTACTTTAGGTATGTCTGGATGGCAAGTTGCGTTCAATAGAGTATCAGAGGCTATCTCGGCCGTGGTACCTATATTCGGTCTTATCACTGGCGTATTACTTATTTTTTTGGTGCTTAGCAAAATACATGTTTATCACTGGACAGATATAAATTATGTAAAAGGAGATACTATTCTTATGCATAAACAAGGGTTTTTGAATCTCCCATTCTATATTACCTGGACGATCCTGTCTATAGGCTTATGGTCTTTTTTGGGAGCAAGAATGCGAAAGGCATGTGAAGTGTGGGATGAAAAATATGAAGGCGCGCAACGCAGCCAACGTTTTCTTTGGCGCACAACTGTAGCTGCTTCATTATTCTTGGCATTTTTTGGTATTACTGCCGGATGCGTAACACCATGGTTATGGCAAATGAGTTTAGATGCGCATTGGTATAGCACGATGTATAGCTGGTATGTATTTGCAAGTTCCTTTGTTGGTGGCTTAGCATTGATTACTTTATTTGTAATTTATTTGAAAAATAAAGGTTATTTGGAATTAACCAACCAAGAACATCTACATGATTTAGGTAAATTCTTATTTGCGTTCTCTATATTTTGGACTTATATTTGGTTTGCTCAATACTTGCTTATCTGGTATGCAAACATTCCGGATGAAACTATTTACTTTAAGCACCGTGTACAAGGGGAATATAAAGGTGTGTTTTTCCTAAATTTAGTTATTAATTTTGTGTGTCCGATACTGATATTAATGTCCAGGCCATCCAAACGTAATTATACGATGATGACTTTTATGGCTGTATTATTATTATTTGGCCACTGGTTGGATTTTTATCAAATGATTATGGGTAGTATTTCTGATACACATATTACATTGAGTTGGTTAGATTTTGGTATTGCGGCGCTATTTGTAGGTTTATTGATTAATCTTGTTGGAAAAGCATTGACCAAGAAGCCTTTAGTGCAGAAATATCATCCCTTCTTAAAAGAAAGTATTATCCACCATACTTAA
- the nrfD gene encoding NrfD/PsrC family molybdoenzyme membrane anchor subunit yields the protein MSLFKYESELREPLVKGSKTYHQITEDIVAPIEVKPGKLWYIGFYIAVCMLLFGVFSVYEEVVYGIGQWNLNKTQGWGWDITNFVWWVGIGHAGTLISAILLLFRQGWRTGVNRAAEAMTIFAVMCAGQFPVFHMGRVWDAFFIFPYPNSRGSLWPNFDSPLLWDVFAISTYFTVSVLFWYTGLLPDLATVRDRAKTKLRKLLYGIASFGWTGSTKHWQRHEALSLVLAGLATPLVLSVHTIVSFDFATSVIPGWHTTIFPPYFVAGAVFSGFAMVNSLLLVVRKMMNLQDYITIGHIEAMNKVIVLTGSIVGVAYLSELFVAWYSGNKYEAYAFFYTRANIYSTLGWSYVGMIGCNVLSPQIFWFRKMRRNLAVTFFMSVVVNIGMWFERFVIIATSIYRDYLPSAWSVYYSPSIWELGFYIGTFGLFFTCFFLFSKYFPVIAIAEIKSIAKTSGDNHKLNVAHVEAEEPEAFAHEYAH from the coding sequence ATGTCATTATTTAAGTACGAATCAGAACTCAGGGAGCCGTTGGTAAAAGGCAGTAAAACTTATCATCAGATTACAGAAGATATAGTCGCCCCTATTGAGGTAAAACCCGGTAAACTTTGGTATATTGGATTTTACATTGCTGTATGTATGCTTCTATTTGGTGTATTTAGTGTTTATGAAGAAGTTGTATATGGTATTGGGCAATGGAACCTGAATAAGACACAAGGTTGGGGTTGGGACATTACTAACTTCGTATGGTGGGTTGGTATTGGTCACGCTGGAACGCTTATCTCTGCCATCTTATTATTGTTCCGCCAAGGATGGCGTACAGGGGTAAACCGCGCTGCTGAGGCGATGACTATTTTTGCCGTAATGTGTGCAGGGCAGTTCCCGGTATTTCACATGGGCCGTGTATGGGATGCCTTCTTCATTTTCCCTTATCCAAACTCACGTGGTTCTCTCTGGCCAAACTTTGATTCTCCTTTGTTATGGGACGTGTTTGCCATCTCTACTTACTTTACTGTATCGGTATTGTTTTGGTATACTGGTTTGTTGCCTGACTTAGCAACTGTTCGTGACAGGGCAAAAACTAAATTAAGAAAATTATTATATGGTATTGCTTCTTTTGGATGGACCGGTTCTACCAAACACTGGCAACGCCACGAGGCTTTATCTTTAGTGTTAGCTGGCTTGGCAACTCCGCTGGTACTTTCCGTACACACAATTGTATCTTTTGACTTTGCTACTTCTGTAATTCCTGGTTGGCATACAACGATCTTCCCTCCTTATTTTGTGGCAGGTGCGGTGTTCTCAGGTTTTGCGATGGTTAACTCACTATTACTTGTCGTACGTAAGATGATGAATTTGCAAGACTATATTACAATTGGTCATATCGAGGCTATGAATAAAGTAATTGTACTTACTGGTTCAATTGTAGGTGTAGCCTATCTTTCAGAATTGTTTGTAGCTTGGTATAGTGGTAACAAATATGAAGCTTATGCTTTCTTCTATACACGTGCTAATATTTATAGTACTTTAGGTTGGAGCTATGTAGGTATGATTGGCTGTAATGTGTTGAGCCCGCAAATATTCTGGTTTAGAAAAATGAGAAGAAACCTTGCTGTTACCTTCTTTATGAGTGTGGTGGTAAATATTGGTATGTGGTTCGAAAGATTTGTAATTATTGCCACTTCTATTTACAGAGACTACTTACCTTCTGCTTGGAGTGTATATTATAGCCCTAGCATTTGGGAATTAGGTTTCTATATTGGTACATTTGGTTTATTCTTTACATGTTTCTTCTTATTCTCCAAATATTTCCCGGTAATTGCAATTGCTGAAATTAAGAGTATTGCAAAAACTTCAGGAGACAATCATAAATTGAATGTGGCACATGTTGAAGCTGAAGAGCCAGAAGCCTTTGCTCATGAATATGCGCACTAA
- a CDS encoding DUF3341 domain-containing protein, which produces MAKKKFVVASFDEEANLFPAVKDVRTAGYKIHDVYTPFPVHGLDKAMGLRETSLHTAGFIYGIIGTATALGGMSWVFVSDWPQIYDGKPHFALPAFIPITFELTVLFASVGMVYTFCWLCQLAPFVKKHLFHPRQTDDIFAMVIECTPTTNVEELVDSLKSKGTVGVEVQEAEADWWWGRWDKSQQIINDNVIEVL; this is translated from the coding sequence ATGGCAAAAAAGAAATTTGTTGTAGCGAGTTTTGATGAGGAAGCAAATCTGTTTCCTGCGGTTAAAGATGTAAGAACTGCCGGATACAAGATTCACGATGTTTATACTCCATTCCCGGTACATGGTTTAGATAAGGCAATGGGATTAAGAGAAACAAGCTTACATACTGCAGGTTTTATTTATGGTATTATCGGTACTGCGACGGCATTAGGGGGTATGTCTTGGGTTTTCGTTTCTGACTGGCCTCAAATTTATGATGGTAAACCCCATTTTGCTTTGCCTGCATTTATTCCGATCACCTTTGAGTTGACGGTATTATTTGCGTCGGTAGGTATGGTGTATACATTCTGCTGGTTGTGTCAACTAGCACCTTTTGTAAAAAAACACCTTTTTCACCCAAGACAAACGGATGATATTTTTGCTATGGTGATAGAATGTACGCCTACTACGAATGTGGAGGAATTGGTTGATTCCCTGAAAAGCAAAGGAACTGTTGGTGTTGAAGTACAAGAAGCCGAAGCTGATTGGTGGTGGGGGCGCTGGGATAAATCGCAGCAGATTATCAATGACAATGTAATAGAGGTGCTTTAG
- a CDS encoding cytochrome c oxidase subunit II, with protein MIVIFQIAKASEYVSVLKGEEKAFKQSNKVNGTLMIAFLVLGLIGVYWCNHLLYHETLFPQGSASIEGEQVDKLLWITIILTGIVFFATQILLFWFSYRYQYKEGKQAHFYPHNNKLEVVWTVVPTIVLLILIVYGLRSWFLFTGDSPKNAMKIEVTGHQFGWVFRYPGQDGVFGKKYFKDIDPAHSNELGLIWKDSAALNQKADPAAFDDIVIDGTMYLVKGVPVRLLINSQDVIHDVGLPQFRMKMDAVPGTPTTLWFTPRFTTKEMRERTGNPNYVYELACDQLCGQGHYSMRAVVDVVTQAEFDVIMSQQKPAYYAAFPDKDPSVKAAKDTTNPASTVADTTKVMAKL; from the coding sequence GTGATAGTAATTTTTCAAATTGCTAAAGCAAGTGAGTATGTATCTGTGTTGAAAGGCGAAGAAAAAGCTTTCAAGCAAAGCAATAAAGTAAATGGCACCCTTATGATTGCCTTTTTAGTCCTTGGATTAATTGGCGTTTATTGGTGTAACCACTTATTGTATCATGAAACGCTTTTCCCTCAGGGCTCCGCTAGTATAGAAGGCGAACAAGTGGATAAACTACTGTGGATTACAATTATTTTAACGGGCATTGTATTTTTTGCAACACAAATACTTTTGTTTTGGTTTTCATACAGATATCAATATAAAGAAGGTAAACAAGCACATTTTTATCCGCATAACAATAAATTGGAAGTTGTTTGGACGGTAGTACCTACTATTGTTTTACTTATTTTAATTGTGTATGGATTACGTAGTTGGTTTTTATTTACTGGTGATTCTCCAAAAAATGCAATGAAAATTGAGGTTACCGGCCATCAATTTGGTTGGGTTTTCCGTTATCCGGGACAAGATGGGGTTTTTGGTAAAAAATATTTTAAAGATATAGACCCTGCCCATAGCAATGAATTGGGTTTAATTTGGAAAGATAGCGCAGCGCTGAACCAAAAGGCGGATCCGGCAGCATTTGATGATATCGTTATTGATGGTACCATGTATTTAGTAAAAGGTGTACCTGTTCGTTTATTGATAAATTCTCAAGACGTAATTCATGATGTGGGTCTTCCTCAGTTTAGAATGAAAATGGATGCAGTGCCGGGAACTCCTACTACTTTGTGGTTTACGCCTAGATTTACAACAAAGGAAATGAGAGAGCGTACAGGAAATCCAAATTATGTATATGAATTGGCTTGTGACCAATTGTGTGGACAAGGGCATTATTCTATGCGTGCTGTTGTAGATGTGGTGACCCAAGCAGAATTCGATGTAATCATGTCTCAACAAAAGCCTGCTTATTATGCGGCATTTCCGGATAAGGATCCAAGTGTAAAGGCTGCAAAAGACACGACAAATCCTGCTTCAACTGTAGCAGATACGACAAAAGTGATGGCGAAATTATAG
- a CDS encoding c-type cytochrome, whose translation MKKLSVIVTIFITGAALVSCNSVRRDPGRVYMPDMFYSRAYETYTQMDSTQFTENEAEAGRKIFYNNQPVAGTIARGEDLPFPIAKDKQGDTTNYVAAKLIENPEPPLTDAQATEIHRLYLINCGICHGAKMDGNGPLYNGGNGPFSAAPKNLLGDPIVLAMPEGQMFYSIQYGKGMMGSYASQLSRKQRWQLVHYIKARQAEAKGGKPSIVDVADSTAVVAN comes from the coding sequence ATGAAAAAATTATCTGTCATCGTAACAATATTTATAACCGGAGCTGCTTTGGTTAGTTGTAACAGTGTAAGACGTGATCCGGGACGGGTGTATATGCCCGATATGTTTTACAGCCGTGCATATGAAACCTACACGCAAATGGACTCTACGCAGTTTACAGAGAATGAAGCAGAAGCGGGTCGTAAAATATTTTACAACAATCAGCCTGTTGCAGGTACAATTGCCAGAGGGGAAGATCTTCCTTTTCCAATTGCTAAGGATAAACAAGGAGATACAACTAATTATGTGGCAGCAAAATTAATTGAAAACCCGGAACCTCCTCTAACAGATGCACAAGCAACAGAAATTCATCGATTATATTTAATAAATTGCGGCATTTGTCACGGAGCTAAAATGGATGGAAATGGTCCATTGTACAATGGTGGAAATGGTCCATTTAGTGCAGCTCCTAAAAACTTGTTAGGCGATCCGATTGTACTAGCAATGCCTGAAGGACAAATGTTTTACTCTATTCAATATGGAAAAGGAATGATGGGAAGCTACGCATCACAATTATCTCGTAAACAGCGTTGGCAGTTAGTACATTATATTAAGGCAAGACAAGCAGAAGCAAAAGGAGGTAAACCTTCAATTGTTGATGTAGCAGACTCTACAGCGGTAGTAGCCAATTAG